The following are encoded in a window of Flavobacterium cupriresistens genomic DNA:
- a CDS encoding porin, protein MIKTKIIAVLLLITGAVNAQDLKKEDVKKEVIRLMDSINKAKASEVKEESGTSEHWYDKISLRGYAQIRYNGLLSTNDKVSCEQCDKSWGTTSTAPDAKANNGLFIRRARLVFSGQVHPNVYFYFQPDFASSPVTGIQNFVQIRDLYFDLSFDKKREYRVRVGQSKIPYGFENMQSSSQRLTLDRSDAINSAILNERDLGLIFYWAPSEIRKRFAMLVEDGYKGSGDYGVFAFGVYNGQIANKLDGNRDLNVVARVTYPFVIGNQIIEPGIQAYTGKWAFTGEISSGVTVNDPQYVKDQRLGATFVLYPKPFGIQAEYNIGTGPRYNTLTKTVDETSLNGGYVLLNYKLDFKKQHLYPFAKFQYYDGGKKYEKDARSYVVRDFEIGVEWQPIKALELTAEYVIADRTFEDSVLPINRQQGNVLRLQAQFNF, encoded by the coding sequence ATGATAAAAACAAAAATAATCGCAGTTTTATTGCTGATTACAGGTGCAGTAAATGCCCAAGATTTAAAGAAAGAAGACGTAAAGAAAGAAGTAATTCGACTTATGGATTCTATAAACAAAGCAAAAGCTTCTGAGGTAAAAGAAGAAAGTGGTACTTCTGAACATTGGTACGATAAAATTTCTCTAAGAGGTTACGCTCAAATAAGATACAACGGTTTACTTTCTACAAACGATAAAGTTTCCTGCGAACAGTGTGATAAATCCTGGGGAACAACTTCAACAGCACCCGATGCAAAAGCCAATAATGGACTTTTTATCAGACGTGCACGATTAGTGTTCTCAGGGCAAGTACATCCAAATGTATATTTTTATTTTCAACCTGACTTTGCAAGCTCACCGGTTACCGGAATTCAGAATTTTGTACAAATTAGAGATTTGTATTTTGATCTTTCTTTCGATAAAAAAAGAGAATACCGTGTTCGTGTAGGGCAAAGCAAGATTCCTTACGGGTTCGAAAACATGCAGTCCAGTTCTCAAAGGTTAACATTAGACAGAAGTGATGCAATCAACAGTGCAATATTGAACGAACGTGACTTGGGACTTATCTTCTATTGGGCACCAAGCGAAATCAGAAAACGTTTTGCTATGCTGGTAGAGGATGGTTATAAAGGTTCAGGTGATTATGGTGTTTTTGCTTTTGGAGTTTACAACGGACAGATAGCCAATAAATTGGACGGAAACAGAGATCTGAATGTTGTAGCAAGAGTTACCTATCCTTTTGTAATTGGTAATCAGATTATAGAACCGGGGATTCAGGCGTATACTGGAAAATGGGCTTTTACCGGCGAAATTTCTTCAGGAGTTACCGTTAATGATCCGCAATATGTGAAAGACCAAAGATTGGGAGCGACCTTCGTTTTATATCCAAAACCTTTTGGAATCCAGGCAGAGTATAATATTGGAACAGGACCGAGATACAATACCCTTACCAAAACGGTTGATGAAACAAGTCTGAACGGTGGTTATGTATTATTAAATTATAAGTTAGATTTCAAAAAACAACATTTATATCCTTTTGCAAAATTTCAATATTATGACGGAGGAAAGAAATACGAGAAAGATGCCAGAAGTTATGTTGTAAGAGACTTCGAAATAGGAGTTGAATGGCAACCAATCAAAGCGCTTGAACTTACCGCAGAATATGTTATTGCTGACAGGACTTTTGAAGACAGCGTTCTACCTATCAACAGACAACAAGGAAATGTATTGCGATTACAAGCGCAGTTCAACTTCTAA
- a CDS encoding T9SS type A sorting domain-containing protein: MAKNYFYIIILLAFFFTVSSSAQDSKQTSKPQDGSATIEGLSLYPNPVTNGKVYITSKNDLEKEIIVFDLLGKKVIQTHLVSKELNVADLSPGVYIIKISEQNVSATRKLIIR, encoded by the coding sequence ATGGCAAAAAATTACTTTTATATTATAATCTTACTGGCTTTTTTCTTTACTGTTAGCTCTTCTGCACAAGACAGTAAACAAACGTCAAAACCTCAAGATGGATCTGCCACTATTGAGGGACTAAGTTTGTACCCTAATCCGGTCACAAATGGCAAGGTTTATATCACCTCTAAAAACGATTTAGAAAAGGAAATTATTGTCTTTGATCTCTTGGGTAAAAAAGTAATTCAGACACATTTAGTCTCCAAAGAATTAAACGTTGCTGATTTATCTCCCGGCGTTTACATTATAAAAATAAGCGAACAAAATGTTTCCGCTACGCGAAAGTTGATTATTCGATAA
- a CDS encoding response regulator transcription factor — protein MKKTQTKILLVDDEPDILEIVGYNLAQEGYQIVTASNGKDAIAKAQKEIPDLIIMDVMMAEMDGMEACEHIRKIPELNNVIITFLTARSEDYSQVAGFDAGADDYITKPIKPKLLVSKVKALLRRLKEQEVVSDTLNVGGIEINREEYKIIKGNVEIALPRKEFELFYLLASKPGKVFKRDEILDKVWGNEVVVGGRTIDVHIRKLREKIGEDLFKTIKGVGYKFEV, from the coding sequence ATGAAAAAAACACAAACCAAGATTTTATTAGTTGATGATGAGCCGGATATCCTGGAAATTGTTGGCTATAACCTTGCTCAGGAAGGCTATCAGATTGTAACTGCTTCAAATGGAAAAGATGCAATCGCAAAAGCGCAGAAAGAAATACCGGACCTAATTATTATGGATGTAATGATGGCCGAAATGGATGGAATGGAAGCTTGCGAACACATCAGAAAAATACCAGAATTAAATAATGTAATCATAACCTTTTTAACCGCAAGAAGTGAGGACTATTCTCAAGTTGCCGGTTTTGATGCAGGTGCAGATGATTATATTACCAAACCAATAAAACCAAAATTATTGGTAAGCAAAGTAAAGGCTTTGTTAAGAAGGTTAAAAGAACAAGAAGTTGTTAGTGACACCTTAAACGTTGGCGGAATCGAAATTAACCGTGAAGAATACAAAATCATCAAGGGAAATGTAGAAATCGCTTTGCCAAGAAAAGAATTCGAATTGTTCTATCTATTGGCTTCAAAACCGGGAAAAGTTTTTAAAAGAGATGAAATCCTTGATAAAGTTTGGGGTAATGAAGTAGTAGTAGGTGGAAGAACAATCGATGTACACATCAGAAAGTTACGTGAAAAGATTGGAGAAGATCTTTTTAAAACAATTAAAGGTGTTGGTTATAAATTTGAAGTTTAA
- a CDS encoding TonB-dependent receptor: MKFNFKFLLITLFICSISIAQNKGTISGVLTDKESNNQSLPFANVLLKGTKISANTDIDGKYSLNVNPGNYTIIFSFVGYESVEQPVTVTAGQTVTVNQILSSGGYTLKDVVVKSTANKQKETALLLDQKNAVAFKSAIGAEEITRKGVNDVATAVSKVSGVSKQDDSGNVFVRGLGDRYNVTTLNGLPLPSNNPANKNILLDIFSTNIVDNIGISKTFEAQNYADFGGANIDISAKKFSGKPFLTFSVGTGANTNVLGQDHFYLQDGPSYSGFKTVGVPDAPLKPYNYTTSWDRQENKNVLNAFYALTGGRKFILNDESSIGTFVTASFSAKNKYTEGYSRGGITSDGDILSDFYRKAYKHSTTTTVMGTADYKINNKNSIFFTSLFLNSSDQDYSEYEGTNVNFDGGGATALDQITGFIKRGTFERTRLTVNQLTGKNKFNDQWNLNWGLGYSISNSAIPDRMQNSFVYAPNGTDFTFFTNSNINNHRFFQDLKEKEFAANIALSYNFNKKSNDDGYKGKVTFGYSGKMKKLDYTMQQFSFFPDRTTISFPKEDIHHVDNYLDEAHFGSSQSNRIHQLYNGNLDIHSAFANVQYSLTEKLSVILGARFEKLTQDVFYVTTTVPDGDNSNYSKFNILPSLISKYTLNEKQNLKFSASKTYTLPQFKEKVPILYEDVAQAYEGNPKLYPSTNYNFDLGWEYFPKSGELVSVTAFGKIIQNPINEMFLNSSSNDITYANTGKKATVAGIELEIRKDIFEIENENSLKTKLSFDANGSYLYTNQDLSNDKVNAENPFGANFTFTESKLTGASNFLANANISFLNEFSHDRDISATVSYSYFSDKLAVIGTSKVGNIVDKAVNKLDFILNTSLTKSLKLGLIYNNILNPTFKRVQEQGEVPGKSAVGDVLVTSYKAGSDLRLTLNYTF, encoded by the coding sequence ATGAAATTCAATTTTAAATTTCTATTAATCACATTATTTATCTGTTCGATTTCGATCGCTCAAAACAAAGGTACAATTTCTGGTGTATTAACCGATAAAGAATCGAATAATCAATCACTACCTTTTGCTAATGTTTTACTAAAAGGAACAAAAATTAGCGCAAACACTGACATTGACGGAAAATATTCCTTAAATGTAAACCCTGGAAACTATACTATTATTTTCAGTTTTGTGGGTTATGAATCTGTTGAACAACCCGTAACAGTAACCGCAGGTCAAACCGTAACCGTAAATCAGATCCTTTCTTCGGGAGGTTATACATTGAAAGATGTTGTTGTAAAATCTACGGCAAACAAACAAAAAGAAACGGCTTTATTATTAGACCAAAAAAATGCAGTTGCCTTTAAATCTGCTATTGGTGCTGAAGAAATAACAAGAAAAGGAGTTAATGATGTTGCAACTGCAGTATCTAAAGTTAGTGGTGTATCAAAACAGGATGACTCCGGAAATGTTTTCGTAAGAGGACTTGGCGACCGTTACAATGTTACTACTCTAAATGGCCTTCCATTACCATCAAATAATCCTGCCAACAAAAACATACTTCTGGATATTTTCTCTACCAATATTGTAGATAATATCGGTATAAGCAAAACATTTGAGGCGCAAAATTATGCCGATTTTGGAGGAGCAAATATTGATATTAGCGCAAAAAAATTCAGCGGCAAACCTTTCCTTACTTTTTCAGTTGGTACAGGTGCTAATACTAATGTTTTAGGTCAGGATCATTTTTATTTACAAGACGGACCTTCTTACTCTGGATTTAAAACAGTTGGAGTTCCTGATGCTCCACTGAAACCTTATAACTATACTACAAGCTGGGACAGACAAGAGAACAAAAATGTATTAAATGCTTTTTATGCCTTAACGGGAGGAAGAAAATTTATACTAAATGACGAAAGCTCAATAGGTACATTTGTTACTGCTTCTTTTAGTGCAAAAAATAAATACACAGAAGGTTACAGCAGAGGAGGTATCACTTCTGACGGAGATATCCTTTCTGATTTTTACAGAAAAGCTTACAAACACAGTACTACTACAACCGTTATGGGTACGGCCGATTATAAAATCAACAATAAAAACTCCATCTTTTTTACTTCGTTATTCTTAAACTCAAGCGATCAGGACTATAGTGAGTACGAAGGAACTAACGTAAACTTTGATGGTGGTGGTGCTACCGCTCTAGATCAAATTACAGGTTTTATCAAACGTGGAACTTTCGAAAGAACGCGATTGACTGTAAATCAACTTACAGGAAAAAACAAATTTAATGATCAATGGAACTTAAACTGGGGACTTGGATACAGTATTTCTAATAGTGCAATTCCAGATCGTATGCAAAACTCTTTTGTTTACGCTCCTAATGGAACAGATTTCACTTTCTTTACCAATTCAAACATCAATAATCACCGATTTTTTCAAGATTTAAAAGAAAAGGAATTTGCTGCAAACATTGCTCTTTCTTATAACTTCAACAAAAAAAGTAACGATGACGGATACAAAGGGAAAGTAACTTTTGGTTACTCAGGAAAAATGAAAAAATTAGATTATACGATGCAGCAATTTTCATTCTTCCCGGACAGAACAACAATATCTTTCCCGAAAGAAGACATTCATCATGTTGACAATTATCTGGATGAGGCACACTTTGGGTCTTCCCAATCTAACAGAATACATCAATTGTACAATGGAAACTTAGATATCCATAGTGCATTCGCAAATGTTCAGTACTCACTTACCGAAAAACTAAGCGTGATTTTAGGAGCCCGATTCGAAAAATTAACTCAGGATGTCTTTTACGTGACTACAACAGTGCCTGACGGAGACAACTCAAACTATTCTAAATTCAACATTTTACCAAGTTTAATTTCGAAATATACTTTGAATGAGAAACAAAATTTAAAGTTCTCTGCCAGCAAAACCTATACGCTTCCTCAGTTTAAAGAAAAAGTGCCAATTCTTTACGAAGATGTAGCACAAGCTTATGAAGGAAACCCTAAGTTATATCCTTCTACAAATTACAATTTTGATTTAGGATGGGAGTATTTTCCGAAATCAGGTGAATTAGTTTCTGTAACTGCTTTTGGAAAAATTATTCAAAATCCAATTAACGAAATGTTCCTGAATTCTTCTTCTAATGATATTACTTATGCTAATACAGGTAAAAAAGCAACGGTAGCCGGAATTGAATTAGAAATTAGAAAAGACATTTTTGAAATCGAAAATGAGAATAGTCTAAAAACAAAACTTTCCTTTGATGCAAACGGGTCTTATCTTTATACTAATCAGGATCTAAGTAATGACAAAGTAAATGCTGAAAATCCTTTTGGAGCTAATTTCACTTTTACAGAAAGTAAATTAACAGGTGCTTCTAATTTCTTAGCCAATGCAAACATCTCGTTCTTAAATGAATTTTCACACGACAGAGACATCTCCGCAACAGTATCATATTCTTATTTTTCAGATAAGTTAGCTGTAATTGGAACTTCAAAAGTTGGAAACATAGTGGACAAAGCTGTAAATAAATTAGATTTCATTTTAAATACCAGTTTGACTAAAAGCTTAAAACTGGGACTAATTTACAATAACATATTAAATCCAACTTTTAAACGTGTACAAGAGCAAGGTGAAGTACCAGGAAAAAGTGCTGTAGGTGATGTATTAGTAACTTCATACAAAGCAGGCTCTGATCTTAGACTTACATTAAACTATACATTTTAA
- a CDS encoding sensor histidine kinase, whose amino-acid sequence MKINFKKTYKFAVKSALYISLFTTGFVLILMSLFYKNQLKHQIAFGLVFIISVYIFSFLVLQYRVERFIYRRVKKIYDEVSLLESTTLINQPITTDMETLSREVKKFATDKKLEIEMLEIREQYRREFLGNVSHELKTPLFTVQGYVSTLLDGAMDDKTIRKKYLKRAEKGVERLIYIVEDLDMITKLESGDLDLLITDFDIVELIQNVFDLLEMKADKKKIKLAFESKNVHSVIIRGDKDRIQQVLENLIVNSIKYGKEGGLTEVGVVNLTKKKVLIRISDNGEGVEKQNIPRLFERFYRVDKSGTRSEGGSGLGLAIVKHIIEAHKEKVYVESEFGIGSEFSFTLEKAYKNQKAEVK is encoded by the coding sequence ATGAAAATTAATTTTAAAAAAACCTACAAATTTGCTGTAAAGTCAGCATTGTATATCAGTCTTTTTACAACAGGATTTGTATTGATTCTGATGTCTCTGTTTTATAAGAACCAGTTAAAACATCAGATTGCGTTTGGATTAGTCTTTATTATCTCGGTTTATATTTTTTCCTTTCTGGTTTTACAATATCGAGTAGAACGGTTTATATACAGGAGAGTAAAAAAAATATACGATGAGGTTTCCTTGTTAGAATCAACTACCCTGATCAATCAACCCATAACAACCGATATGGAAACGCTCTCACGCGAAGTGAAAAAGTTTGCGACAGATAAAAAACTCGAAATCGAAATGCTCGAAATTCGGGAGCAATACCGAAGAGAGTTTCTGGGTAATGTTTCGCACGAACTTAAAACACCTTTGTTTACCGTTCAAGGGTATGTGTCGACTTTGCTTGATGGGGCGATGGATGATAAAACGATTCGTAAAAAATATCTGAAACGTGCCGAAAAAGGAGTAGAGCGTCTCATCTATATTGTAGAGGATCTGGATATGATTACCAAATTGGAGTCGGGAGATTTAGATTTGTTAATTACAGATTTCGATATCGTCGAGTTGATCCAGAATGTTTTTGATTTATTGGAAATGAAAGCCGATAAAAAGAAAATCAAATTGGCTTTTGAAAGTAAAAATGTGCATTCTGTTATCATACGCGGAGATAAGGACAGAATTCAACAGGTTTTAGAAAATTTGATTGTAAATTCTATTAAATACGGTAAAGAAGGTGGTTTGACAGAAGTGGGTGTAGTAAACCTGACGAAGAAAAAAGTCTTAATCCGTATTAGTGATAATGGTGAAGGAGTTGAAAAACAAAACATTCCAAGACTTTTTGAGCGTTTTTACAGAGTTGACAAAAGCGGAACCCGTTCTGAAGGTGGTTCCGGACTTGGACTTGCCATTGTAAAACATATTATTGAAGCACATAAAGAGAAAGTATACGTAGAAAGTGAGTTCGGAATTGGTTCCGAGTTCTCTTTTACGTTAGAAAAAGCGTACAAAAATCAAAAAGCTGAAGTTAAGTAA